From the Candidatus Kapaibacterium thiocyanatum genome, the window CGGACGCAGTCGCCGGGCGATGGCCATGCCGGCGATGCCGTGACGTTCTATCAGTACGACGACCTGGGTCGTATGACGGCCATCGGCGAGGCCGTCTTCGAGAGTTCCAGCGCCTTCAATGGGCTCGACTCGTCGACCATCAACCTCACCGGGACGGGTAGTACCTATGTCCGGCCTACCGTCAATCCGTCGCTGTTCTCCGGGTCGGTGGCATATCCGACACCTCCCAGCATCTATCCGCTTCTGCCTGTCCTCTCGCCGAACAACAGGGCAGGTGCGGCCGGTTGCCTGTTCGAATGGGGTAGTGTACGTCCCGGTTACGAAGCGCTCTTTCCCTTCAACGCCCTCGAGCGGACGATCATCAAGCCCATCGACATCTGTGTCTTCAACGATGCGGCTCCCTACGGTCCCGTCTCGGCGGCGAACGACTTCGAGGACTTCACCGACAACCCGCACAACGGACGTCAGGCCATCTCCTACGACCAGATGCCGCTCGGCGGTAGCGGCTCCTTCTGGCGCAGCTTCCCGAGTCCGACGCAATGGAACGCGCTCTCGAAGACCGGTACGGTTCGCAACCAGGCAGGTCGTGTGGCCGCCATCGCCTATCGCGACCACCCGTACGAGGCGTATCGCTACCGCGTCTACAGCTACGACGAACGCGGCCGCGTGGAATGCGTGATCAAGCTCACGCCGGCTCTCGGCTTCGATGCCGTCTACTACTCGTACAACTCGTCGGACCAGATCACCAGCATCCACGTCGTCGACGCCCTCCGCCAGTATGCCACATGGTACGGTTACGACGACAACGGTCGTGTGGCCGAGATGACGTCGCACGTGACGCCCGCCTACGATGGCGTCAACCCGCCCAATAACGGTATGGGGTTCACGACGGGAAGCATCGTCAAGCCCGCACTCATCACCCGTCCCGTCGGCGCGCCGCGCGTGACGTATACGTATGATGCCATAGGCAACCTTACGGGCAAGGTCTATCACGATGCCGACGACCTGAACCGCGAACTCAATACCACATACCTGTACGATCCCCGCTGGCGCCTGCAGCAGCAGGACCACTCGTGGGACCTCGACCCCGTCAGCTCGAGCGACATCTACACGCGCGACAACGGCGGCCGCATCACGCAGCGCAGCAGCACGCTGCTCGACGGCGACGTCTACGACCACACGTACACGTACGACAACGCCGGGCGGCTCGTCACGGCCGACGTGGACCACAACCTCACGCCGTGGAAGAGCGAGACGTACGACGTGAACGAGATCGCCCGCCGCACGCAGACGACGAAGACGGGTGTGGTGGCAGGGTATACCTATGCGCCGCTCCCGGTATCGGCGACCAATGCGCCGACGGACATCGCTCCGAGCGTCAACGGCGAGATTCTGACGGACGACCAGACGTACAACCGCGACGGCGCCCTGAACTATCGCTATCTGCGTCCGCAGGGCACGGCGCCTACCGTGCCGTTCTCCAAGGAATGGTTCCACTACGGCTACAATGATCGTCTCGTCAAGATGCAGACACAGGCGACGGATCAGCCGACGGGCCCCACGTGCGGGCTGATGCCGCCGTTCTCCATCTCCTTCTCGCTCTCGGGCAAGATGGAGTGGCAGTATTCGTACTCGCCGTCGGGCGAGCGCGAGATCAAGCGTCTCGTCCTCTCGCCCACATCGGACTCGACCTGCGGTCAGGTCTTCCCATGGACATACTACCTTCTGGGTACCGGCGACGAACAGCAGGTCGTCTATCACGGCCGTCAGATCAGTCGTGGCGACTGCGACGGAGGCCCCGGCCGCCGCGTCTTCTTCTATCCCGTCGAGTTCCGTTCCTACGGTGTGGACGGTCTGAACATCGTCTGGGAACGCGATGCCAACGGCAATATGGTGTCGCGCTTCGTGGGTACGGACATCCAGGGCTCGGAGCGGTACGTGGTAGGGAAGAACGCGTACCAGAAGGTGCGTGACTACCTTCCGTTCGGTGTCGATGTGGCTGTGGCGAATGACCAGAGAAGAGGATATCTCGGCAAGGAAACGGACTACGAGACGGCGCCGCAGTACAACGTCATCCTGAACACGCCGCTGTACCACGAACGCCTCATGGACATGAGTGCGCGGAAGTACAGCAAGACGCAAGGGGGCTTCACCAGTGTGGATGCGCTGTGGGGCATGGCAGTGGGAACGTCGCCGTACATCTACAGTCATCATGATCCCATCAACTTCGCGGATCCGAGTGGCTATGCCGGAACACCGGTCGGCGGTGGCGGCACTGGTACTGGCGGTACTGGTGGCACACCGGGTGGCAAGACCGGTGGAGCATGGCCGTACAACCCTTTCATGCTGGATGCCTTCAGCAGTGATGAGAGCAGGTCGATGACATCCAGGGAGATGATCGATCGCCTGGGCTGGAACGCGACACTGGTGGCTCAGCAGCCACAGTATGCGGCGAAGTCGAAATCGAAGTCCGAGAAGAAGGACCCGAAGGCAATATCGTCGGCGAATACTTCGCAGGAAGCGTCAGCAGGTACCATTGTCATTGGATCTGGTGTAGCGACGTATCTTGTGACAGCGGTTAGTACGGCATTGGTAGTGAGTGGCGGAATTCTAATAATATTCGCTGCGATCGTGCCCGGCGACACGAGGATCGACGATGCTGAGGAAGCCGGTGCGGAGTCCGAACCGGACAGTGAAGCGCAACCGTTGAGTCTGCAGGAGCAGGCTGCCAAGCTTAGGGAAAAACATGGCAAAGCAGAAGTCGAGTTGTCGAATGGATGGCTGCACCTGACTGGTAGTGCTCATGGGAATGTCAGAACACCGCACGTACATGATTTGGAATGGAACACTAATCCTCAAACTGGTGTTGCTCATCCCAAAAAGATCGATCACCCACGTCCCGCGACGCAGAAAGACCTAGATGAGGCTGCAAAAATTATCAACGGAAAGTAGTGTATGAACAACATAGGTGCCGTGACGCAACTGCTTGAGGAGTTAGCGCAATTTCTATTGACCAAGATCGAATCTCAGTCTTCGGATAGTAGTGTTGTCTTGGAAATTAATACTCTTGATAATCCTGGATGGATGATCTCCTCGATACTCATCCCAGGAATCGCGAGGACTGGCAGCGGAAGTAAATCAGTCGGGGCTTTTGACGAAGAAAGCCAGTACTGGTGGACCTGTATTGAAGAAGAGTATGGTGAAAGTTCAAAGGTATTGATGGCGAGTGAAGCCATTGTTTCCGCATATGGAGGGCCATCATATCTCCCTATCATCGTTGAAAAAGTATACTCTCGAGTTGTTAACGGGGCACTGGACGAGAATGTCGTCGTATTAAGTGATGAGCTGATTTCTAACCTGAGTTCCTGGCTGTTAGTACAATGTGATGGCAACTGGGAGCATTCTGAAGGGATTGGAATCGTAATGACAAGCACGGGCCAGTGGAGACTCCAGGCAACCAATGTCTCGACGCATCTCCTACGGAAGAAAATAGAAAGGGAAAAGCCACCCAGATTCCCAATACTTGGTACAAGGAAGACGTGGCTACGTGATCCGGTGATGATCGATCAGTGCTGGTACCATGATTCGGCAGATATCGGTGGTCTCGCCGATATGCTCGAAACGTTCCTGAACAATTCGGAGCTCGATCCGGCGGGCTTGCCGAACAGTGTATGAACGCCCGGTAGGGTGGTGTTCCAATATGTTGATGGAGATTTCCCACTCCAGCGACTGGATGAGAGGCGGTTGATCGACGGTATTACATTGTGGACGATCGTGAACCTACCCTTGTCGCAGGTGCCTCGTCCTGGTTCAGCAACGCAGAAAGATCTGGACGAAGCCGCGAAAATCATCAACGGAAAATAATCCATGAACGACATGAATGCAGTGACACGATTGCTTGAGCAGTTGGCGCAATATCTGATCGACAAAATAGAAGCTGTGCCAACTGGAGACCTCATTGTACTAACGATCAACTCACTTGATAATCCCGGTTGGGGAGTCTCGTCGGTACTCATGCATGAGACTGTTGCCGATAGGAAATCTGTCGGAACGATTGATGATAACAGCTTGGATTGGTGGACCTGCTACGAACAAGTGTATGCTGAGAGCCCAAAAAGGTTAATGAAGACTGATGCTCTAGTGACGGCATATGGTGGTCCACTATACCTTGCTACTATTGCTGAGAAGGTCTATGCACGAGTGGTGAATGGGGTCTTGAACGAGAATGTCGCCATCTTGAATGATACTATTATCGATAATCTCTGCGCATGGCTGTCAGTGCAATGTGATGGTGAGTGGGAGCATTCTGAAGCGATTAGAATTGTACTGACAAGTGCCGGTCAATGGAAGTTTCAGGCGACGAATGTCTCGACACACTTGTTGCAGAAAGAAATGGAGTCGGAAGTACGACCAATGTTTCCAATGCTTGGTACGGAGAAAGCATGGATGCGTGACCCGGTGATGATCGATCAGTGCTGGTATCATGACTCGACAGATATTGGTGGTCTTGCCGATATGTTCGAAACGTTCCTGAACAATTCGGAGCTCGATCCGGCTGGTTTGCCGAACAATGTTCCAACGCCCTGATGTTTCGCGCGTATTCGGAGAACGGCTTGATGGTAGCGTTCCAACATGTTGATGGAACCGTGGTAGCGTTCCAATATGTTGATGGAACCATCAAGGGTAGCGTTCCAATATGTTGATGGAACCGTCAAGCATTCGAAGAATGGCTTGATAGTGGGATTCTTGCTCGCGTTCGTATCATGATATGAACGATCATTCCCTTTGGTAACGAAGAAGCGAACCGTTCGTTGGCCTGCTACAGCCGGGCATTTGGACCTCGTGTTCCAATGTGTGGATGATGTTCTGAAGTCCTCGGCAAGGAGTCGGACTACGAGACGGCGCCGGTAGCGTTCCAATATGTTGATGGAACCGTCAAGCACTCGAGGAATGGCTTGATAGTGGGATTCTTGCTCGCGTTCGTTGTCATGATATGAACGATCATTCCCTTCGGTAACGAAGAAGCGAACCGTTCGTTGGCCTGCTACAGCCGGGCATTTGGACCTCGTGTTCCAATGTGTGGATGAACTTTCTGTGCCAGTATGGGATGAGAGGCGTTTAGCGACGGTACTACACTATGACATGATCATGAACGGTGCCCTTGTGACAGGTGTCTCGTCTCGGCTCAGCAGCACAGATAGATCTGGACGAAGCCGCGAAAATCATCAACGGAAAGTAGATTATGAATGACACAAATGCAGTGATACAACCGCTCGAGAAGCTAGCGCAATTTCTAATTGACAATATTGAAACTACGTTGGAGGGCGAGTCTATCGTTCTGAGAATCAGTACTCTCGACAATCCCGGTTGGGAGGTCTCTTCGATACTTCCGAATGAAGCTGCAAAGAATGATGTCGAGAGAAAATCCGTCGGAGCAATTGATGAAGAGAGTGAGGACTGGTGGACTTGCTTCGAGCAAAAATATGCTGAGAGTGCAAAGGTGCTAATGAAGACCGATGTCGTTGTGACGGCATATGGAGGCCCATTGTACCTTCCTGTTATTGCCGAAAAAGTATACTCACGAGTTATGCGTGGAATCCTGAATGAGAACCCGATCATCCTGAATGATGGGCTGATCGATAGAATCAGTACATGGCGGCAAGTTCAATGTGATGGTGAATGGGAACATTTGGATGGAATCAGAATTGCTCTAGCAAGTACCGGCCAGTGGAAGTTTCAGGCGACGAATGTCTCGACGCATTTGATGCGGAAGGACCTGGAATGGGAGAAACGACCAAGGTTTCCGATACTCGGTACGAAGAAGGTATGGATGCGCGACCCGGTCATGATCGATCAATGCTGGTACCATGATTCGACAGAAATCGGAGGATTGGCCAGTATGCTCGAAACGTTCCTGAACAATTCGGAGCTCGATCCGGCAGGTTTGCCGACGGGTAGGTGCTAATGCGCAGATCGCGCGAGATCGTGCCATCATTAGGGGTGTAGTTGGGGTCTCCTTGCTGCTCTTTCTCTGGTTCGCATTCCATACACATGAACTCCGGGTAGCGTTCCAGTATGTTGATGGAACCATCAAATGGACCTCATGTCCCGGTATGTGGATGGATCATTCGCGTCAACGACTGGATGAGAATCGACTACGTTGTGGATTCATCCCGTTGACGAAGAAGAAGCGGAGTGCTCCGTAGCATCGGTATTCCATCTCCCGATACGAAGATGGATTGGAAGCTCCGACAGGAACGCGGACGTCGCCAACGCTATACCGCCGTCCAAACCGCGAACAAATGCTACGCTTGGGTGACTCCCCGTACCCGCCGGTCTCGAACCTGTGCCTCAATCGGGAATTATGTGGCTATCCTCCGCTCATATCCCGCATCCTCCTATCTTTGGGGTCAACCATTCGTCAGAGAACCCCCATGCCTACCGTCGATATCCACCGCCGTACGCTTTCCAATGGATTACGAGTCGTCGTATGTCCGGACCATGGTGCGCCGACCGTGACCGTCAACGTCACCTATCGCGTCGGATCGCACGATGAATGGCCTGCACGGACGGGCCTGGCCCATCTGTTCGAACATCTGATGTTCGACAATACGTCGACGGGACTGGAGAAGCAGTACGATCTGTATTGCACGAAGGCCGGTGGATCGAACAATGCCTATACGACCTTCGATCACACGACGTACTTCATCAACCTGCCGTCGCATCAGGTGGAGCTCGGCTTCTGGCTCGAAGCCGAACGGATGCGCGACTTCATGATCACCGACCATGCCCTGACCACACAGAAAAGCGTCGTGATCGAAGAGATCAAGCAGAACGTGGAGAACCAGCCGTACGGACGATGGAGGACGGCCACGGAAGAAGCCGCCTACACGCCGGACTGTCACTATCACTGGGAGGTCTATGGATCTTCGGAACATGTGGCCTCCGTTTCCATGGACGATGCGCGGACGTTCTACGAGAAGTACTACCGGCCGTCCAATGCCGCCCTCGTCGTGGCCGGCGACGTCACACCAGACGTCGCCTTCGACATGGCCGAGCGCCACTTCGGTCATATCGTATCGCCATCGGCGGCTATCGAGCGCACGTCCTACGACGATGCATGGCGGGTGTTCGGTGCGCATTCGGTGGTACCCGACGCCGTGCCGATGCCGGCTGTCTTCATTTCCTTCCACATGCCGGGCATCTTCGATACGGCCAGCTATTCGGCCGAGATCGCGGCGATGGTATTGGGATCGGGGCGGACGTCCCCGCTGTACAAGCATCTTGTCAACGATCTGCGTATCGCATCGTCGGCGATGGCCTTCTTCGACCGCCGGGCCAACACGTCGCTTCTCACGATCTACGCCCACGCCAATGAGGAATCCGTGACGGCCGACCAGCTCGCCGCAGCCGTCATGGAAGCCATCCAGGGATATACGTGTACGGAAGAGGACTTCGAGAAGGCCTCGAACCGCATTCGCACGGCTCTCGCCGCTGAGATACAACGCAACGAAGGTGTGGCCGACAGCGTGGCTTCCTATACGGTGTTCTTCGACGATCCGGGGCTGGTCAATACGGTGCTTGACAACTATGCGGCGCAGACGCGTGAATCCGTCCAGGCGATGATCGATCGTTGCCGCTCCATCGACGATGGGATACGCGTGGACGTCGTGCCGAATGCCTGATCGTCGTTCACCGACCGCAAGGAGTGGTCACGTTTCGGATGCGATGCCCGCTACCTGACGCAGGCGTTCCGCCGCGCGCTCCAGCGTTGCGTCTTCCTTGGCGATGCAGAATCTCAATGCAGCCGAAGGCTGCCCATCGTTCACGGAGATGAAGGGGCTGAGCGGGATCGACGCCACGCCGATGTCCTTCGTCAATCGTACGGCCAGATCCATGTCGCCTTCACGGGAGAAGCCGTCGTATCCGAGTAGCTGGAAGTACGATCCCGTGCAGGGAAGGATGGACCATGCGCTGCCTTCCAGCAGCGAGCGGAAAAGGTCGCGCTTGTGCTGGAAGAACGTTCCTACCTGTGTATAGGTGGTTTCGTCCTGCATGTAGCGTGCGAGCGCCACCTGCGTCGGTGTATGGACACTGAAGGAGAGGAACTGGTGTACCTTCCTGAATTCGTTCGTCAGCGCCGGTGGTGCCAGACAGCATCCAATTTTCCAACCGGTGGTGTGGAAGGTCTTGCCGAAGGACGTGACGACGAAAGAGCGTTCCCTCAGGCCGTCGATGGACGCCGCCGAATGGTGGCGTTGCCCGTCGAAGACGATATGGTCATAGACTTCGTCGCTCAGGATCACGATGTCCGTACCGTCGACGACGTCGGCGAGTGCGCACAGATCGCCGTCGCTCCACGTCGTTCCGGTCGGATTGTGGGGCGAGTTGATGATGATCATCGACGTCGCAGGGGTGATCATGGCGCGCAGCTCATCCATGTCCGGACGATAGTGCGGCGCCTTCAGCAGGATGGGGAGGACGCGGCCACCGTTGGCGACGACGGCCGGACCATAGGAATCGTAGGCAGGTTCGAAGATGACGACATCGTCGCCCGGTCTCACGACGGTCGTAACCGCCGTGAACAGTGCGGCGGTAGCACCCGGTGTGATGGTCAGCTCCGTCGCGGGATCGACGGTGACGTCGTGCATCACCGCATACTTCCGCGCGATGGCCTCGCGGAAGGCAAGGACGCCCTGCATCGGTGCATACTGGTTGTATCCGTCCCGCAACGCCTGGCCGACGAAGTCGACCAGGACGGGGTCGCATGCATAGTCCGGGAATCCCTGGGCGAGATTGATCGCACCGTGTTCCTGTGCCAGGCCGGTCATCACCGAGAACACGGTGGTACCCACGGCCGGCAGTTTCGAACGAATCACACCTTGCTCCGAACGATCAGTTGTCGAGGATCAGACTCACCTGCTTCGCTACCGGCTCGCCATCGTTGTTGAAGCCGATGCTGAACTCGACGGTGTCGCCTTCGCGAAGATCGTTGAAATCCGAATCGATGAGATCGGTGTGATGGAAGAAGAGATTGTTCGGGCGGTACCGGATGAAGCCGTACCCGTTCTTCAGGCTCAGGATGTCGCTTTCGTCGCGTTGTCCTTCCACTACGTCGGGTTCGTCTCCCGCCGCCGGGACCGGGACGCGTGGGGCCGGCGGGGCCGGTGGCGGCGTGAACGTGTTGTTCTGCTGTGCCTGCTGCTGCGAACGGGGGCGTGCATCGCTGTTGACGAAGAGATTGTTGATGAGCGAGTCGTTCTTCCGTGCCCTGTTCTCGATCAGTTCGTGCATGGCCACGGGATACGTCACTTCCTCGAGGAGTTCCTGCGACGTACGGGTGATGATGCGGTTGCCCTCGTTGTCCGTGAACTCGAAGTCCCACGACAGCACCATGACGCGTGCGCCGACCGTGTTGAGTTTGCGTACGAGGGGCACGTAGTCGCCATCCGACGTGATCAGCACGACGACGTCGAACTGCTTGTTGATCGTGAGTTCGAAGGCTTCGAGGGCCATCCATACGTCGATGCCTTTCTCCTCGCGGCGGCCACCGATGTTGCGGAGGGGTAGATAGTGGGTGATGACGCCTTCCCACATCAGGATGTCGTCGAACACACGCTCGTAGTACAGGAGGTTTCCGCGCTGCTGTGCTTCCTGGGCAGGCATGCGCCCACGAAAGAAGTGGGCGTCGACGATCTGCGACAGACGTACGTCCGCGCCTTCTTCCGCTGCGACAGTGTGCCGTATGAATTCATGCAGCCCGGCGATACTG encodes:
- a CDS encoding methionine aminotransferase, whose amino-acid sequence is MRSKLPAVGTTVFSVMTGLAQEHGAINLAQGFPDYACDPVLVDFVGQALRDGYNQYAPMQGVLAFREAIARKYAVMHDVTVDPATELTITPGATAALFTAVTTVVRPGDDVVIFEPAYDSYGPAVVANGGRVLPILLKAPHYRPDMDELRAMITPATSMIIINSPHNPTGTTWSDGDLCALADVVDGTDIVILSDEVYDHIVFDGQRHHSAASIDGLRERSFVVTSFGKTFHTTGWKIGCCLAPPALTNEFRKVHQFLSFSVHTPTQVALARYMQDETTYTQVGTFFQHKRDLFRSLLEGSAWSILPCTGSYFQLLGYDGFSREGDMDLAVRLTKDIGVASIPLSPFISVNDGQPSAALRFCIAKEDATLERAAERLRQVAGIASET
- a CDS encoding cold-shock protein, producing MAAQNGSRLARIGVFYDGNYFLHVSNYYAFNHPRNSRISIAGLHEFIRHTVAAEEGADVRLSQIVDAHFFRGRMPAQEAQQRGNLLYYERVFDDILMWEGVITHYLPLRNIGGRREEKGIDVWMALEAFELTINKQFDVVVLITSDGDYVPLVRKLNTVGARVMVLSWDFEFTDNEGNRIITRTSQELLEEVTYPVAMHELIENRARKNDSLINNLFVNSDARPRSQQQAQQNNTFTPPPAPPAPRVPVPAAGDEPDVVEGQRDESDILSLKNGYGFIRYRPNNLFFHHTDLIDSDFNDLREGDTVEFSIGFNNDGEPVAKQVSLILDN